A region of Terriglobales bacterium DNA encodes the following proteins:
- a CDS encoding cytochrome b/b6 domain-containing protein: MSRHSRTRMAIALAFLLALCSLASWAAAKQTAKSKISDAECLACHADPSMTKDVAGKQVSIAVDEQKFKASAHAMFSCTDCHTDIKSAPHDTAPAKPKCATCHADQDAAYNRGFHAQAVKSGDKLAASCQDCHGNVHQILPASDPKSKVHRSTIPATCGACHGQKFVMEASGHSAQPFINYEESVHGKSVAREGDKSKAAVCTDCHGAHDILNGANPKSSIAKANVPFTCAKCHEAIEREFMSSTHGQALTRGNWQAPVCTDCHGIHTIKAPADPSSSVNAQNLARSTCARCHESVRLAGEFGVEGHRASTYLASYHGLASKAGSKVVANCASCHGAHNILPSSDPKSTVNHANLIKTCGQCHPGVTEKFIQGKVHVDAPLSADTGSVAVRWIRRMYLTLIFVTIGSMLLHNLIIWRRKALLRRNQHRRIVRRMDANQRVQHLTLLVSFFILVLTGFALKYPDSWFASLLSLNETLRGVLHRIAGGVLIAGGVYHVIYLLASAEGRRLMMDMLPEPKDAIDARDTMRHYLGFNVSKPQFKRFNYAEKAEYWALVWGTIVMAGTGLALWFKVIVGNLLPRWWLDVATAIHFYEAVLATLAILVWHFYQVFFDPDTYPMNWAWLDGRMSVEHYQDEHALDVETLRRSVDAAVAENAEPGVTPEVAPPEKAPEKEEVAPRS, from the coding sequence ATGTCACGACACAGCCGTACACGGATGGCGATCGCGCTGGCTTTCCTGCTCGCCCTGTGCAGCCTCGCATCTTGGGCCGCCGCGAAGCAGACGGCAAAGTCGAAAATCTCTGACGCCGAGTGTCTCGCCTGCCACGCCGACCCGAGCATGACCAAGGACGTGGCCGGCAAGCAGGTCTCCATTGCCGTTGACGAACAGAAGTTCAAGGCCTCGGCGCACGCCATGTTTTCCTGCACCGATTGCCACACCGACATCAAGTCGGCTCCCCACGACACGGCGCCGGCAAAGCCCAAGTGCGCCACCTGCCACGCCGACCAGGATGCCGCCTACAACCGCGGTTTCCACGCGCAGGCGGTGAAAAGCGGCGACAAGTTGGCTGCCTCCTGCCAGGACTGTCACGGCAACGTGCACCAGATCCTACCCGCGTCCGACCCCAAGTCGAAAGTGCACCGTTCCACGATTCCGGCGACTTGCGGCGCCTGCCACGGGCAGAAATTCGTCATGGAGGCCAGCGGCCACAGCGCCCAGCCGTTCATCAATTACGAAGAAAGCGTGCACGGCAAGTCGGTCGCGCGCGAAGGCGACAAGAGCAAGGCCGCGGTCTGCACCGATTGCCACGGCGCTCACGACATCTTGAACGGCGCCAACCCGAAATCCTCCATTGCCAAGGCAAACGTTCCGTTCACCTGCGCCAAATGCCACGAAGCGATTGAGCGGGAATTCATGAGCAGCACCCACGGACAGGCTCTGACCCGCGGCAACTGGCAAGCGCCGGTGTGCACCGACTGCCACGGCATCCACACCATCAAGGCGCCGGCCGATCCCAGTTCTTCAGTGAACGCTCAGAATCTGGCGCGCAGCACCTGCGCCCGCTGCCACGAGAGCGTGCGCCTGGCGGGTGAATTCGGAGTCGAGGGTCACCGCGCCAGCACCTACCTCGCCAGCTACCACGGCTTGGCCTCGAAGGCGGGCTCAAAAGTGGTTGCCAACTGCGCCAGCTGCCACGGCGCGCATAACATCCTGCCATCGTCAGATCCGAAGTCCACCGTCAATCACGCCAACCTGATCAAGACTTGCGGCCAGTGTCATCCCGGCGTGACCGAAAAATTCATTCAGGGCAAGGTGCACGTCGACGCGCCGCTTTCCGCCGATACCGGCAGCGTCGCGGTGCGCTGGATTCGCCGCATGTACCTGACCCTGATCTTTGTCACCATCGGTTCCATGCTGCTGCACAACCTGATCATCTGGCGACGCAAGGCGCTGCTCCGCCGCAACCAGCACCGCCGTATCGTGCGCCGCATGGACGCCAACCAGCGCGTGCAGCACCTGACGCTGCTGGTCAGTTTCTTCATCCTGGTGCTGACTGGTTTTGCCCTGAAATATCCGGACTCCTGGTTCGCATCGTTGCTCAGCCTGAACGAGACCTTGCGCGGCGTCCTCCACCGCATTGCCGGCGGTGTGCTCATCGCCGGCGGCGTCTACCACGTCATTTATCTGCTCGCCAGCGCCGAAGGCCGTCGCCTCATGATGGACATGCTGCCGGAGCCGAAGGACGCCATCGATGCCCGCGACACCATGCGCCACTACCTCGGATTCAACGTTTCCAAGCCGCAATTCAAGCGCTTCAATTACGCCGAAAAGGCCGAGTACTGGGCGCTGGTCTGGGGCACGATCGTCATGGCCGGCACCGGCCTGGCGCTGTGGTTCAAGGTCATTGTCGGCAACTTGCTGCCGCGCTGGTGGCTGGACGTTGCCACCGCGATCCACTTCTACGAAGCGGTGCTCGCCACCCTGGCCATCCTGGTATGGCATTTCTACCAGGTCTTCTTCGATCCCGATACTTACCCGATGAACTGGGCGTGGTTGGATGGAAGGATGTCGGTGGAGCATTACCAGGACGAGCACGCACTCGATGTCGAAACTTTGCGCCGGTCCGTGGATGCCGCGGTGGCGGAAAATGCAGAACCGGGCGTGACTCCCGAGGTTGCCCCGCCCGAGAAGGCGCCGGAAAAAGAAGAAGTAGCGCCCCGTTCTTGA
- a CDS encoding NapC/NirT family cytochrome c → MADQPPDEVVSPSGRKNGPPGLFRNPVSLIGAALAVISAANIAFLIFIDYISARPSPYIGIFAYMIVPAFMLLGLLLIPIGMWMERVRRRTQAPSMARYPRIDLNNPQQRSAFAFFVSFAIVFVALSAAGSYRAYEFTDSVQFCGQLCHTVMNPEFVAYSQSPHARVRCVDCHVGPGAGWYVRSKLSGAYQVYSVTFHKYPQPIPTPVANLRPAQETCEQCHWPRKFYGAQLKVFYHYGSDEKNTPRQIRMLINTGGGDPATGSPEGIHWHMNIANEITYIASDKEHQVIPWVQVKDQSGRVTVYQSKDNPLKPEQIAAMPKRRMDCVDCHNRPSHIYPSPDRSVDDALVAKRIDATLPFIKQQAVAVLSEKYNTTPEATQAIATTLEKFYDQKYPGLSKTKALEIRTAIAEVQRIFKTTMFPEMKVDWRVHPNNIGHFMFPGCFRCHDGNHASSDGATITKNCNTCHSVIAELESGQPVYGSTQGMQFKHPVDLGDMTAVNCADCHTGGVGP, encoded by the coding sequence ATGGCTGACCAGCCCCCCGATGAAGTCGTCTCGCCCAGCGGACGCAAAAACGGCCCGCCGGGTCTGTTCCGCAATCCGGTCAGCCTGATCGGCGCGGCGCTGGCTGTCATCAGCGCGGCCAATATTGCCTTCCTCATTTTCATCGATTACATCTCCGCCCGGCCCAGTCCTTATATCGGCATCTTCGCCTACATGATCGTCCCCGCATTCATGTTGCTGGGACTGTTGCTGATTCCTATCGGAATGTGGATGGAGCGGGTTCGCAGGCGGACACAGGCGCCCTCCATGGCGCGCTATCCCCGCATTGATCTCAACAACCCGCAACAGCGCAGCGCGTTTGCCTTCTTCGTCAGCTTCGCCATCGTCTTCGTCGCGCTCAGCGCCGCCGGCAGCTATCGCGCCTACGAGTTCACCGATTCGGTCCAGTTCTGCGGCCAGCTTTGCCATACCGTCATGAATCCGGAGTTCGTCGCCTACAGCCAGTCGCCGCACGCGCGCGTGCGCTGTGTCGATTGCCACGTCGGTCCCGGCGCCGGCTGGTATGTGCGCTCCAAGCTCTCCGGCGCCTACCAGGTCTATTCCGTCACCTTTCACAAGTATCCGCAACCGATTCCTACCCCCGTGGCGAACTTGCGTCCGGCCCAGGAAACATGCGAACAGTGCCACTGGCCGCGAAAATTTTACGGCGCCCAGTTGAAAGTCTTCTATCACTACGGCAGCGACGAAAAAAACACGCCGCGCCAGATTCGCATGCTCATCAATACTGGCGGCGGCGATCCCGCTACTGGCTCCCCCGAGGGCATTCACTGGCACATGAACATCGCCAATGAGATCACCTACATCGCCAGCGACAAGGAACACCAGGTCATCCCATGGGTTCAGGTGAAGGACCAGAGCGGACGCGTCACGGTTTATCAGTCCAAGGACAATCCGCTCAAGCCGGAGCAGATCGCCGCCATGCCCAAGCGCCGCATGGATTGCGTGGACTGCCACAACCGGCCCTCGCACATCTATCCCTCACCCGATCGTTCCGTTGACGACGCGCTGGTTGCCAAGCGGATCGACGCCACTCTGCCGTTCATCAAGCAACAGGCCGTGGCCGTCCTCAGTGAGAAGTACAACACCACCCCGGAAGCGACCCAAGCTATCGCCACCACGCTGGAGAAGTTTTACGATCAGAAATACCCTGGATTGAGTAAAACCAAGGCGCTGGAAATCCGCACTGCCATTGCGGAAGTGCAGCGTATTTTCAAGACGACGATGTTTCCGGAAATGAAGGTGGACTGGCGCGTGCACCCGAATAACATCGGCCACTTCATGTTTCCCGGCTGCTTCCGCTGTCACGATGGCAACCATGCCAGCAGCGACGGCGCCACCATCACCAAGAATTGCAATACCTGCCACTCCGTCATCGCCGAGTTGGAGAGCGGCCAACCCGTGTATGGCAGCACCCAGGGAATGCAGTTCAAGCATCCGGTTGACCTTGGCGATATGACCGCGGTCAATTGCGCGGATTGCCACACCGGTGGGGTGGGACCGTAA
- a CDS encoding septal ring lytic transglycosylase RlpA family protein: MGSRGTLKTSFVCIAASLLLAGCGHKKQARAPIPPPPPPITVEAPPETAKIPPAPAPDVKPLFVQLGKASWYGAPFHNRKAANGETYDMNAMTAAHLTLPLNTVARVTNMKSGQSVVVRITDRGPFVEDRIIDLSAAAAKAIDVWRRGVAQVKVEVLESPATIRTGGRWAVQLGGFPEEEEARRIQSTLARRYHTAKVLAFSSPVGDWWVRVRVLGDDKRRAQEIADSSPASRDHTFLVRLD; the protein is encoded by the coding sequence GTGGGCTCTCGCGGAACGCTGAAAACCTCCTTTGTATGCATCGCTGCTTCTTTGCTGCTCGCCGGGTGCGGACACAAGAAGCAGGCGCGAGCGCCGATTCCGCCGCCACCCCCGCCCATCACAGTCGAAGCCCCGCCTGAGACGGCGAAAATTCCACCCGCTCCGGCCCCTGACGTCAAGCCGTTGTTCGTGCAATTGGGAAAGGCAAGCTGGTACGGAGCTCCTTTCCACAATCGCAAGGCCGCGAACGGCGAGACTTACGACATGAACGCCATGACGGCGGCGCACCTGACACTGCCGCTGAACACGGTGGCGCGAGTGACGAACATGAAGTCGGGACAATCCGTGGTGGTGCGAATTACCGACCGCGGACCTTTCGTGGAAGACCGAATCATCGACCTATCGGCAGCGGCGGCAAAAGCGATCGATGTCTGGCGGCGCGGCGTGGCGCAGGTGAAGGTAGAAGTGCTGGAGTCGCCGGCCACGATTCGCACCGGGGGGCGCTGGGCGGTGCAACTCGGCGGATTCCCCGAAGAAGAAGAAGCGCGCCGCATCCAGAGCACGCTGGCGCGACGGTATCACACCGCGAAAGTGCTGGCGTTCAGCAGCCCCGTCGGCGACTGGTGGGTGCGGGTGCGGGTGCTCGGAGACGACAAGCGACGGGCGCAGGAGATTGCCGACAGCAGCCCAGCGTCGCGAGATCACACCTTCCTGGTGAGGCTGGACTAG
- a CDS encoding radical SAM protein: protein MATGNGQTAQLSKPRLIFWEVTKGCNLRCIHCRATATELSSPTDLPTTRALDIITQIAGYASPILVLSGGEPLYRRDIFQLARFATDKGLRVALATNGTMVTKELARRIVDSGVRRVSISLDGADSMTHDSFRGIPGAFDAAVYGLRNLKELGMSVQINMTIARHNARQLPQVLDLARGLGADALHTFLLVPVGCGVDIAAEQMVPPEEYEAMLNWFYDRSLEGGIELKATCAPHYFRVARQRRAADRRAAAAETQAIGPADMMMPGSTGVVLHPQGSPPPDIAKNAEHAGMGGHPEGMHAMTKGCLAGTGVCFISHEGEVFPCGYLPAIAGDLRRQSFADVCENSVVFNQLRDTDNLKGKCGCCEFRNICMGCRARAYAATGDYLDEEPFCVYEPRSEALKARKAIAVISDSRQV, encoded by the coding sequence ATGGCAACCGGGAACGGGCAGACTGCACAGCTTTCCAAGCCGCGGCTGATTTTCTGGGAGGTCACCAAGGGCTGTAATCTGCGCTGCATCCACTGCCGTGCTACCGCCACTGAGCTGAGCTCTCCCACCGATCTGCCCACGACGCGCGCCCTCGACATCATCACCCAAATCGCCGGCTACGCCAGCCCTATCCTGGTACTGAGCGGCGGCGAGCCGCTTTACCGCCGCGACATCTTCCAGTTGGCCCGTTTCGCCACCGATAAGGGCTTGCGCGTCGCGCTGGCCACCAACGGAACCATGGTGACCAAGGAACTGGCGCGCCGCATCGTCGACTCCGGCGTGCGCCGCGTTTCCATCAGCCTGGATGGCGCCGACTCCATGACGCATGACAGCTTCCGCGGCATCCCCGGCGCCTTCGACGCTGCCGTGTACGGCTTGCGCAACCTGAAAGAGCTTGGAATGTCGGTGCAGATCAACATGACCATAGCGCGCCACAATGCACGCCAGTTGCCGCAGGTTCTGGACTTGGCGCGTGGCCTTGGCGCCGACGCCCTGCACACATTCCTGCTGGTTCCTGTCGGCTGTGGCGTCGATATCGCCGCCGAACAGATGGTTCCTCCGGAAGAATATGAAGCGATGCTGAACTGGTTCTACGACCGCTCTCTCGAAGGCGGGATCGAGCTGAAGGCTACCTGCGCGCCCCATTATTTCCGCGTCGCTCGCCAGCGTCGCGCGGCCGACCGTCGCGCCGCCGCCGCCGAAACGCAGGCCATCGGCCCGGCCGACATGATGATGCCGGGCTCGACCGGGGTCGTGCTTCATCCGCAGGGATCTCCTCCGCCCGACATCGCCAAGAATGCTGAGCATGCGGGCATGGGCGGACATCCTGAAGGCATGCACGCCATGACCAAGGGCTGCCTGGCGGGCACCGGCGTGTGCTTCATCTCGCATGAAGGCGAGGTCTTTCCTTGCGGCTACCTGCCCGCCATCGCCGGCGATTTGCGCCGCCAGTCTTTCGCCGATGTCTGCGAAAATTCCGTGGTGTTCAACCAATTGCGCGACACCGATAACCTGAAAGGGAAGTGCGGTTGCTGCGAGTTCCGCAACATCTGCATGGGCTGCCGCGCGCGGGCCTACGCCGCCACCGGCGATTACCTCGATGAGGAACCGTTCTGCGTTTACGAGCCACGCAGCGAAGCGCTCAAGGCGCGCAAGGCAATCGCGGTGATCAGCGACTCGCGCCAGGTCTAG
- a CDS encoding halocarboxylic acid dehydrogenase DehI family protein yields MALTRLYEEQELAPELRRIYTEIRCSLDLPFVPSLFKMAAGIPEYLKVMWHDLAPVARSREFHAAGLAMEEFARSLAVSDGWRFSDQQRVLAEQKFPPDDVEQLAAIVGIFVRALPRMLLFTRLAQRGYSGGQPGRISAGKQVSAMSRLVTLHVPNERDAGLRVWLIYNDIKKTTGGAGHVMSLLRVLSPFPGYLASIWVDAKKVMREDSFLSARDHINKRALGLLNGLPVRDHRAAAGKVTPEQWKEIEEMVDGCARLLPQFALLAAVWQRSFTGHRSTVFAA; encoded by the coding sequence ATGGCCCTGACACGGCTCTACGAAGAACAAGAACTGGCGCCGGAATTGCGCCGCATTTACACCGAAATCCGCTGCAGTCTGGATCTTCCCTTCGTCCCTTCGCTGTTCAAGATGGCCGCTGGAATTCCTGAGTACCTGAAAGTGATGTGGCACGATCTGGCCCCGGTGGCGCGTTCCCGCGAATTTCACGCCGCCGGGTTGGCGATGGAGGAATTTGCCCGCTCCCTTGCGGTCAGTGACGGTTGGCGTTTTTCCGACCAGCAACGCGTGCTCGCCGAACAGAAATTCCCGCCCGATGACGTGGAGCAACTCGCCGCCATCGTCGGCATCTTTGTGCGCGCTTTGCCACGCATGCTCCTGTTTACGCGCCTGGCGCAACGCGGATATTCCGGCGGACAGCCGGGACGGATCAGCGCCGGCAAGCAGGTCTCGGCCATGTCGCGCCTGGTGACCTTGCACGTCCCCAACGAGCGCGATGCCGGCCTCCGCGTCTGGCTCATCTACAACGACATTAAGAAGACCACCGGCGGCGCCGGCCACGTCATGAGCCTGCTGCGCGTGCTGTCGCCGTTTCCCGGGTACCTGGCCTCCATCTGGGTTGATGCCAAGAAAGTCATGCGCGAAGATTCGTTCCTGAGCGCTCGCGACCACATCAACAAACGCGCTTTGGGACTCCTGAACGGATTGCCGGTGCGCGATCATCGCGCCGCTGCCGGCAAGGTCACCCCCGAGCAATGGAAGGAGATTGAAGAAATGGTGGACGGCTGCGCGCGTCTGCTGCCACAATTCGCCCTCTTGGCGGCGGTTTGGCAGCGCTCGTTCACGGGGCACAGGTCGACAGTGTTCGCAGCTTGA
- a CDS encoding histidine triad nucleotide-binding protein produces MSDCLFCNMIAGKTPCKKVFEDEEVIVIEDIRPQAPTHVLVIPKKHIRGLKEATAEDAQLIGYSHLVAAKIARERGIEDGYRTVYNVGPRVGQSVFHLHLHLIGGRDMKWPPG; encoded by the coding sequence ATGTCTGACTGCCTTTTCTGCAACATGATCGCGGGCAAGACACCATGCAAAAAAGTTTTCGAAGACGAAGAAGTAATCGTTATCGAAGACATCCGGCCGCAGGCGCCGACACACGTGCTGGTGATTCCCAAAAAACATATTCGCGGACTGAAGGAAGCCACGGCTGAAGATGCGCAGCTTATCGGGTACTCGCACCTGGTGGCGGCGAAAATTGCGCGCGAGCGCGGCATCGAGGATGGCTACCGGACGGTGTACAACGTGGGGCCACGAGTGGGGCAGTCCGTCTTTCACCTGCATCTCCACTTGATCGGCGGACGCGACATGAAGTGGCCGCCGGGATAA
- a CDS encoding YwiC-like family protein has translation MRTLLIPREHGAWGLLLIPLVTGGFAGLSVAQNWLPLALLTIASLALFWMRAPAEIALGTSPIRSQSASETNWLLLATTLLASIAMLCIAALLWDGANRGLLALGALAAVAFVVQALLKTLGRRARMPAQLIGAIGLAAVAPAAWYVITGRLDSRALGLWTANWMFAGNQIHFVQLRIHAARAAAWREKFRLGRAFFLGQLLMIAALLAVVRAQLLPALGLAAFVPLLARGFLWLKPGAQPLAVRRLGWSELAQGIAFGLLLIGAYHV, from the coding sequence ATGCGCACGCTGCTCATCCCCCGCGAACACGGCGCCTGGGGCCTGCTCCTCATTCCGCTCGTCACCGGCGGCTTTGCAGGCCTCTCGGTGGCGCAGAATTGGCTCCCGCTGGCTCTCCTCACTATTGCCTCCTTGGCCTTGTTCTGGATGCGCGCCCCGGCTGAAATCGCCCTGGGCACCTCCCCGATCCGTTCCCAATCGGCGTCGGAAACGAACTGGCTGCTCCTCGCCACCACCCTGCTGGCATCCATAGCCATGTTGTGCATCGCCGCCTTGTTGTGGGACGGCGCCAATCGTGGTTTGCTGGCGCTGGGCGCCTTGGCGGCGGTCGCATTCGTTGTCCAGGCGCTGCTCAAGACGCTCGGGCGTCGCGCGCGCATGCCGGCACAGTTGATCGGCGCCATCGGTCTGGCGGCTGTCGCGCCTGCGGCGTGGTACGTCATCACGGGCAGGCTCGATTCACGCGCGCTTGGCCTCTGGACAGCCAACTGGATGTTCGCCGGCAACCAGATACACTTCGTCCAGCTGCGAATCCACGCCGCTCGCGCAGCCGCGTGGCGGGAAAAATTTCGGCTTGGTCGGGCGTTCTTCCTTGGCCAATTGCTCATGATCGCGGCTCTTCTGGCGGTTGTTCGTGCTCAATTGCTGCCGGCGCTCGGTTTGGCCGCGTTCGTTCCCTTGCTCGCGCGCGGATTCCTCTGGTTAAAACCCGGAGCGCAACCGCTCGCGGTCAGACGCCTGGGCTGGAGCGAACTTGCGCAGGGCATAGCTTTCGGCCTGTTGCTCATTGGGGCCTACCACGTCTAG